From the genome of Pseudomonas sp. WJP1:
GCGATCAAGGCCGGAAAAATCGTTGCTGTCGGTTCCGCCGACAAGGTGATGGGCTTTCGCAATGGCGATACCACCGTCGTTGACCTGGACAGGAAAATGGCGATGCCTGGCATCAACGATGCCCACGCGCATCCGACTTGGGGTGGCCTGAAGCAGCTGTTTCAATGCAATTTCCCGGCGTCCAGTTCGCCGCCGCAGATCAAGGAGCGAATTTCCGCCTGCATCAAGGACCAGTCGCAATCACAGTGGATTCGCGGTGGACAGTGGACCGCTGAGTTCTTCCAGCGCAATGCCATCGATTCACCCCGCCAATGGCTGGATGCAATCTCCGGTGATAAAGCCATCTTGCTGACCGATGACACGGGCCACAATGTCTGGGCCAACAGCAAAGCCATGGCGCTGCTGAGCATCAGCGCCGACACCCAGGCCCCGAAGGGCAGCAGCTTTGAAAAGAACCCGGCTACCGGCGAGTTCACCGGGATTTTGCTTGAAGCCAACGGCTACATAAAAAGCAAACTGCCCGACTGGAGTGACACCCAATACCTTCAAGCCGCGAAGTATGCCGTTGACCTGGCCAACAGCTTCGGCATTACCGGGATCAAGGACGCCGACGCCAACGAAAGTGTAGCCAGGGCTTTTTACACCCTCGACCAGAAAGCAGGCCTGAGCGCTCACGTCGGTGTGTCGATCCGGATCTCTGACGAGCACAAGAAGAACATCTTCGACATGCCGCAGATCATGCGTATCCGTGACCAATACAGTTCCCGACACGTGAACACGCACTTTGCCAAGATCTACCTGGACGGTGTGCCCACCTCCGCGCGCACGGCGGCGATGATTTCGCCGTACAAATCGGATGAACACAGCCCCGGGGACAATCAACGCGGTCACTTGCTGCTCAACGCCGATGAACTCAAATCGGCCCTGGTGAAACTGGATAAACAAGGTTTCACCGTGAAAATTCATGCGGCAGGTGACCAGGCTATTCGCAGCGCCCTCGACGCGATCGAAGCCATGCGCAAGATCAACGGCAACAGCGGTATGAAGCCTGAACTGGCCCATGCCGAATTCATCGACCCGATCGATTTACCGCGCTTTGCGCAGCTCAACGCCACCGCTGATTTTTCACCCTATATCTGGTACCCGTCGCCGATCAGTGATTCCATCCAATCAGTCGTGGGCGCGCGAGCACAGCAGGCCTGGCCGACGCGGGATTTGCTCGACAGCGGGGCGACTATCGTCGCCGGCTCCGACTGGCCTTCCGTAGTGCCCGACCTGACACCCTGGAATGCCATTGAAGCACTGGTCACCCGGCGCGATCCGAGCGGGCAGCATAAGGGCACGCTGTGGCCCAAGCAGGCGATCAAGCTGGAGGAGGCCTTGCGTATTTTCACTAAAAATGGCGCTCAGGCGCTGGGTGCTGGTGGGATAACGGGTTCAATAGAGGTGGGTAAGTCGGCGGACATCATTGTGCTCAACCAGAATCTTTTTGAAGTTCCCGTCGATGACATCAGCGAAACCCGGATTGTTTCGACCTACTTTGAGGGCGCTAAGGTATACCCCTGAAGAGCAAAAAGGGGGACGGTTGTTTTTGACCGTTCAAGCAACTTCGTGACAGGCCGCTTTTGGCCGTTTTTTGCCTGTCGTGAAGGGCAGTTACCGACCCATAGCTGCCCTTCGCGTAAGACTGCGATCGGCCAAAACTTGCCCACCGCAGTTAGATTGGCTCTGATGCGACACTATTGCGCCCACTGAGCATCGTGAGCGCATGCCCCTGGTGCAACGTCGGTCCGCGTAAGCGCATGGAAACGGCCCAAGTCGAATTGGTTCATGAGCATACTCGGTATAAATCACCTGATATCGGGGCAAATAACTGCTGTCCGAACTTCAACCGATTTTGCGCAATGCACCTTGCCAGTATTTTTCGCGTACTTGCCGGCGTAGTACTTTGCCTACTACTGAAGTAGGTAGTTCATCGACAAATACCAACGACTTGGGCGCTTTGTAGCCACCCAATCGCGCCCGTGTATGGGCAATCAATGCCTCGGCGCTGACGGTCTCACCTTTGCGCAAAACCACTTCTGCATGAACGGCTTCACCCCATTCTGCGTGAGGAATACCGACTACGGCAGCCATCATTACAGAAGGATGCGCCGCTAGTGCCGCTTCGACCTCTACCGCGTACACATTGAAACCGCCGCTGATGATCATGTCCTTGAGGCGGTCGACGATGTACAGGTAGCCATCTGCATCAATGTAGCCCAAGTCCCCGGACTTCCATGCGCCCTCTTCGAACTCTGCCACTGTCGCTTCAGGATTCTCATAGTAACCTTTGATAATGGCTTTGCAGCGAATGCGAATTTCACCGGTTTCGCCATTGGGCAACGGGTTTCCCTGCGCGTCTGTAATAAAAACCTCGACCCCGGGCGTTGGACGCCCGGCGGATGACAAGTGTTGCAATGTAGAAGCGCTATCCGGTTGGTGGGCGGCCTTGTTGAGCGTGGTTATCAGCATCGGGGATTCGGTGGCGGCATAACCTTGAGTAAAGATTTGACCGAAGCACGCCACCAGTTCCCCGAGTTTGTCAGGGCTCATCGGTGCTGCGCCGTAGATCAGTGTGGTAAGCGAAGAGAAGTCCTTTGGATCGCTTCGCTGCAACTCCAGCAGTCGGTAGAGCACGGTGGGCACCAGGAACGAATGAGTGACACGCTCATGCTCCACCGTCCGCCGCCAGCTTTCCATGTCCAGGTGATTGAGGGTGATGTTGGTACCCCCGGCGTAAACCGTCGGGATGAATTTCATCAGCGTCCCGTGGGATAAAGGCGAGACGTGCAGCAATCGCGTCGTACTGGAGAACCCCAAGTCGGTATTGATGAACGCTGCATCGCGACACGCCATCCAGTTGTCGATGGAGTACATGGCGCATTTGCCCTTGCCGGTGGTGCCGCCGGTGAAGCGCAACATGCAGATATGCTCATCGGTATCGAGATTCACCTCTTTGTCGCGATCGCAAGCGGCCTCCACCAGCGGCCAGAAACTGTGCACGCCGGGGAGGGCGGCTTGCTCGGCGGTGGGCGGGTCCATCACGACCACCTCGCATCCGCGATGGCGCAGCATTTCGTAATAGCTGTCCAGAAGGCGGGTCTCGAGAAACACGATCCGCGGCTTGACCAGGTCGATCTGGCGCGCATGCTCGTCGAGCGCATCGCGCAGGTTGGTCATGACCACCGTACCTTCCTGCTTGAAGGTGCTGGGAAACATCATCAGGCTGAGGTTGTCGTTTTCCAGGATCAGCATGAAACGCTCACCCACGCGTACCTTCAATGTGGTGCGCAGCACATCGGCGATGCGATTGCTCAGCAGGTGATATTGCGCATAGCTATAGCGTCGATTGCGCTCGATGTTGACGATTGCCTCGTGATCGCCGTAACGCAACGCCAGCAAACGCATGATCCGGCAAAAATTCATTTTCATGTGTGATTGCTCTGATGGCTCAAGAAGGTCGCAGCGTGGTTTAGCGAGCGCGCATTCGCGTTGCGCCATCAAGGCGAATGGTTTCGCCATTGATGTAGGCGTTCTCGATCAGGAAAGCGCAGCAATGAGCAAACTCGCGGGTGTCACCCAGGCGCTTGGGTGCTTCCATTTGTTCCTTGAGCGAGTCGAGGATCTTTTCCTCGAGCCCGGCGACCATGGTGGTCAGGAACAGCCCCGGAGCGATGGCGTTGACACGCACCCCGACGGCACCCAATTCGCGCGCGGCCGGCATGTTCATGCCGATCACGCCAGCTTTGGTCGCGGAGTAGGCGCATTGGCCAACCTGGCCTTCATACGCGGCGCCTGACGATACGTTGATCACCACGCCGCGTTCTTCGCCGGCTTCGGCGTCATTGCGGGTCATGTGTTCAACACACTTGGACATGACATTGAACACGCCATTGAGATTGATCGCGGTGGCTTGGGCAAACCGCGCCAGCGGTGCGGCCTTGCCTTCCTTGCCCAGTACTTTGAAACCGGTTGGCACGGCAGCGCCGTTGATGCACACGTGAATGGCACCGAACCGGGCCATGACCCTATCCACGGCATGTTGAACCGAGGCTTCGTCGCTGACGTCGGTCTGGACGAATATTGCCCGGTCCGCGCCAATTCTGGCGACAGCAGCCTCACCGGCTTCGACGTTGAGGTCGAAAATCGCGACGAACGCAGCTTTCTCCTCGACCAGATAATGAGCGGTTGCCAGGCCCAGGCCCGAAGCGCCACCGGTGATGACCACGACTTTGTCTTGAATACGCATGAAAGTGTCCTGTTCGTTGCCCGGCCATCAAGAGGCCGGGTTGTTATTGTTGGGTGTCGAACCTTGAGCCGATCAGAACGCGTTGATCCCGGTCAGGGCGCGGCCGATGATCAGTTGCTGGATTTGCGTGGTGCCTTCGGGGATGGGGACGACGATCGCCTCACGAGCCAGTTTTTCGACGAGGAAATCGGTGGTGACACCGGCACCGCCATGGATTTGCACAGCTTGTCGGGCAATGGTGACCGCCGCCTCACACGCGAAGTATTTGGCCATCGCAGCTTCCATTTCGGCTGGAATCCCGGCCCCGATCATCTCGGCGGCGCGGTAAGTCAACAGTCGGGCTGCATCAACCCGGGTGGCCATTTCTGCGAGCATCGCCGAGATCAATTGATGCCCGGCGATCAGCTTGCCGTGCTGCTTGCGTTCCTTGGCATAACGCACCGCTTCTTCCAGGGCACGACGGCCGATACCCAGGCCTTGCGCCGCGACGAACACCCGGGAGCGTTCGAACAGCGACAGGGTGTTTTTCAGCGCTTCGCCTTCGTTGCCGATGATGTTGCTGGCCGGCACCCGTACATCGTTGAGGAAAATTTGTGCAGTGGACTGGCTGTTCCAGGCAATCTTGTGAATGTTGCGCACTTCATACGGGTGCTCTTTGCGGTCCAGCAGGAAGTGGGTGAGCCCCTTGCGTGGATCGTCGCTCGTACGGCAGGTGCAGATCAGGAAGTCGGAGTAGGAGCCATTGCTGATCCAGGTCTTTTCACCATTGATGATGAAAGCGTCGCCGTCACGTCGGGCCCGGGTTTTGATTTCCAGTACGTTGGAGCCGACGTCAGGCTCCGAAATGGCAATGCTGGCAAACAGGTCACCGCTGATCAGGCCGGGCAGGTAGCGGTCACGCAGATGGTCCGGCGCCAATTTTTCCAGTATCTGCGCGCCAAAGGAGTTGATCACCACTGGCGACGACAGGTCGACCGAGCACGCCGCCACTTCTTCGAACAGCATGATCAGGGTCGGCCAGTCCAGGCCCAGACCGCCGCGGGCCTCGCTGACCGCGCCGCTAATCATGCCGAACTCGGTGAGCTGGCGCATGATCTCGGCCATTTTCTCCCGGGGGATGAACTTGTCGCGGTACTCCTTGTTGAATACCGGGTCCATTTTGTCGGCCAGGAAACGACGGAAGCTCTCGACCGCTTCCAATTGCTCCGGGGTGCGCATGACATGTCCCATGGGGGCTCCTTAAATGTTCTTGTTGGCGAGAATGTTGATGGCGACGACGGCTTCTTCGATGCCGAACAGACCGCCGCCGTTTTCCTGTATGGCAATGCGCGCGCCTTCGACCTGACGCTTGCCGGCTTCGCCACGCAGTTGCGTGACCAGCTCATGAAGTTGCGCCAGGCCGGTGGCGCCAATCGGGTGCCCTTTGGATTCGAGGCCGCCGGAGGGATTGATAGGCATGCGACCCCCGACAGTGAAATCACCGCGCTCGGCCGCCGGACCGCCTTCGCCGAAAGGCACCAGCATCAACGATTCGGCATTGATGATTTCGCCAATGGCCGAGGCGTCGTGTACTTCGGCGACGTCGACATCGGTCGGAGCGATGCCGGCCTGGGCGTAGGCTTTTTTCGCC
Proteins encoded in this window:
- a CDS encoding amidohydrolase, yielding MSLNKVSVLLLSVATSFHAYATTVEQNSHTADLILKNGRIYTGNSQQPWADAIAIKAGKIVAVGSADKVMGFRNGDTTVVDLDRKMAMPGINDAHAHPTWGGLKQLFQCNFPASSSPPQIKERISACIKDQSQSQWIRGGQWTAEFFQRNAIDSPRQWLDAISGDKAILLTDDTGHNVWANSKAMALLSISADTQAPKGSSFEKNPATGEFTGILLEANGYIKSKLPDWSDTQYLQAAKYAVDLANSFGITGIKDADANESVARAFYTLDQKAGLSAHVGVSIRISDEHKKNIFDMPQIMRIRDQYSSRHVNTHFAKIYLDGVPTSARTAAMISPYKSDEHSPGDNQRGHLLLNADELKSALVKLDKQGFTVKIHAAGDQAIRSALDAIEAMRKINGNSGMKPELAHAEFIDPIDLPRFAQLNATADFSPYIWYPSPISDSIQSVVGARAQQAWPTRDLLDSGATIVAGSDWPSVVPDLTPWNAIEALVTRRDPSGQHKGTLWPKQAIKLEEALRIFTKNGAQALGAGGITGSIEVGKSADIIVLNQNLFEVPVDDISETRIVSTYFEGAKVYP
- a CDS encoding class I adenylate-forming enzyme family protein, whose translation is MAQRECALAKPRCDLLEPSEQSHMKMNFCRIMRLLALRYGDHEAIVNIERNRRYSYAQYHLLSNRIADVLRTTLKVRVGERFMLILENDNLSLMMFPSTFKQEGTVVMTNLRDALDEHARQIDLVKPRIVFLETRLLDSYYEMLRHRGCEVVVMDPPTAEQAALPGVHSFWPLVEAACDRDKEVNLDTDEHICMLRFTGGTTGKGKCAMYSIDNWMACRDAAFINTDLGFSSTTRLLHVSPLSHGTLMKFIPTVYAGGTNITLNHLDMESWRRTVEHERVTHSFLVPTVLYRLLELQRSDPKDFSSLTTLIYGAAPMSPDKLGELVACFGQIFTQGYAATESPMLITTLNKAAHQPDSASTLQHLSSAGRPTPGVEVFITDAQGNPLPNGETGEIRIRCKAIIKGYYENPEATVAEFEEGAWKSGDLGYIDADGYLYIVDRLKDMIISGGFNVYAVEVEAALAAHPSVMMAAVVGIPHAEWGEAVHAEVVLRKGETVSAEALIAHTRARLGGYKAPKSLVFVDELPTSVVGKVLRRQVREKYWQGALRKIG
- a CDS encoding SDR family NAD(P)-dependent oxidoreductase, with amino-acid sequence MRIQDKVVVITGGASGLGLATAHYLVEEKAAFVAIFDLNVEAGEAAVARIGADRAIFVQTDVSDEASVQHAVDRVMARFGAIHVCINGAAVPTGFKVLGKEGKAAPLARFAQATAINLNGVFNVMSKCVEHMTRNDAEAGEERGVVINVSSGAAYEGQVGQCAYSATKAGVIGMNMPAARELGAVGVRVNAIAPGLFLTTMVAGLEEKILDSLKEQMEAPKRLGDTREFAHCCAFLIENAYINGETIRLDGATRMRAR
- a CDS encoding acyl-CoA dehydrogenase family protein, yielding MGHVMRTPEQLEAVESFRRFLADKMDPVFNKEYRDKFIPREKMAEIMRQLTEFGMISGAVSEARGGLGLDWPTLIMLFEEVAACSVDLSSPVVINSFGAQILEKLAPDHLRDRYLPGLISGDLFASIAISEPDVGSNVLEIKTRARRDGDAFIINGEKTWISNGSYSDFLICTCRTSDDPRKGLTHFLLDRKEHPYEVRNIHKIAWNSQSTAQIFLNDVRVPASNIIGNEGEALKNTLSLFERSRVFVAAQGLGIGRRALEEAVRYAKERKQHGKLIAGHQLISAMLAEMATRVDAARLLTYRAAEMIGAGIPAEMEAAMAKYFACEAAVTIARQAVQIHGGAGVTTDFLVEKLAREAIVVPIPEGTTQIQQLIIGRALTGINAF